TCTTTGATGTAGTTGGCCACAAACTGATCGCCTAGCATAATGACCGACTCTAGCGCTTCTTTTTGCTCGGGCAAAATAGAGCGCCAATTTTTCTCTTCGGCCTGCTTGAGGTCAATTTCTAGCAATTGGTAATTGGGCGCTTTATAATTGGTCTTAAAATATAGGCGGCTACCCTTATTATTGACCAAGCTATAATCGTAGTCAAAATTACTGACCAAGATCTCAATGCCCGCATCTTTCTGCTTAAGGTTTTTGTAATAAATTCCGTTGCCACTAGTGCTAGCCGTACTATAAATGAGGAGATAATTTTCATCCTCGGTCACTTCTGGGCTAAAATTGTAATTCGGATGGCTTCTATCGGCAAAGATGAGTTCATCATCTGCTTGTTTTTGGCCCAAACGGTGATAATATAGCTGATGAAACTCATTTTTGCGGCTATATTTATCCTCTGCTTCATTGGCATCATAGCGACTATAGAAAAAGCCATTCTCAAACCAGCTCACATTAGAGTAGCGCACCCAATTGACCTCATCGGCCAATACTTTTTTGGTTTTTAGGTCCATCACCTTGATCGTTCGCCAATCGGAGCCCGACTCACTGATGGCATAGGATAAATAGCGGCCATCTTTAGAAAACCAAAGGCCCATCAAAGAAACAGAACCATCTTTAGAGAGGGTATTGGGGTCTAGGACCAATTCTTCTTTGAGGGGGCTCAAACTAGCCGATCGATAGAGCGGCGACTGATTTTGCAGGCCTGTATTTTTGGTATAATAATAATAGCCACCTTCCTTTCTGGGCGCCGAATAGCGGTTATAGTTCCAGATTTTTTCTAGGCGATCTTTGAGGGCTTCTCGGCCGGGTAGGGCATCTAGATAATTGCGGCTCAACTTTTCTTGTTTGGCCACCCAGGCTTCTACTTTGGGGTCGGTATCTTTTTCGAGCCAGCGGTAAGGGTCGGCTACTTTTTGGCCAAAATAGTCATCGCTTTGGTTGCCCTTTTCTGTTTTGGGATAAACCAGCTGCAATTTATCGGGATGAATCAGTTGTTCTGCCTCTGATGTTTTTGAAGCCGTTTCTGTTGTATTCTCTGTTGTTTCTTTTGTTTCGATGGGCTCAAAAGTCCGTTTAGGGGCGGAAGGCTGGCAAGCCTGCAGGCCCATGAGGCCCAAAACGGCTAGTGAAAGGGTTATTTTTTTGGCTTTCATTTTATCGGTTTTATGTAGGGAAACTGTTTTTACTCAAATGTCTTTATAAGGTATAAAAATGCTGTTATTTTTTTGGCCTCTGGCTCATTTTTTCTGCATTCAATAAAAAACCGATAGCAGCTTTATGCTACTATCGGCTAATGATTATTTTGGGCCGGCTTGGCCTAATAGCTCATTTTAGGTTCTAACTCTTTGGCTTGAGCGATAAAATCTTCTACTTGTTCTAGGCGGGGGACCGCTCTGGTGAGTTTTTTCTCGGCATTGACCTCGGCCATTTTTTGTTGTAGGTTTTCGGCCTTGCGGGTCCGTAATTCTTTGATGGTATCTACGCCGGCGGCTTTGAGCAGTTCGGCAAATTGGCTAGCTACGCCTTTGATGCGGAACATATCGGCCATGCCGGCCCAGGCCAGAATGCGTTTTTTATCGATGCCTGACTTATCGGCTAGTTCTTGGCGGCCTTTTGGGGTACAGGCGGCATCTAGTAGGCCTTCTACTGTGCTGATTCCCGCTTCGGCTAATTTTTCTTGGTATTTAGGACCAATTCCTTCGATAGCAGATACTTTAGTTGCCATACTCATTGTAATTTGGAGATTATAAAATGATCATCCCTAAAGCTAAGTTTTTTTGTTTAGGGCACAAAAAAGCCACCCTCCTTTTTGAGGAGAGTGGCTATATCTTTACCGCTCATTTTGGCGTCCTACAGGCCCGAAGGGCCGCAGGCCTAGCGATGTGCAAGGGTGGCCGTAGGCCAGACCGAAGCGCTTTAGCGCTGAAGGGCCGAGCGAACAGCGAGCCCTGAAACGTAGCGCCTGCCGAAGGCAGGAGGCCCCAAAACAAGAACTATTTTATAGGTGAATGACTTCATCATAGGCGGCGGCGGCGGCTTCCATCACGGCCTCAGACATCGTGGGGTGAGGGTGAACGGTTTTGACCAGCTCCATGCCTGTAGTTTCTAGTTTGCGGACGGCCACCAGTTCGGCCACCATTTCGGTTACATTGGCGCCTACCATGTGGCCACCGAGCAACTCGCCATATTTCTTATCAAAAATTAGTTTGACAAAACCGGCATTATCGCCAGAGGCGCTTGCTTTTCCAGAAGCCGAGAAGGGGAACTTACCGATGCGCAGCTCGTAGCCAGCGGCTTTAGCTTGCTCCTCCGTCATGCCGACAGAAGCGACCTCGGGCCAGCAGTAGGTACAGGCGGGAATATTGTCATAATCGATTGCTTGAGGGGCGTGCTCAAACTTACCCTCCTTATAGGCGATAGCTTCTACACAAGTGATTCCCTCGGCGCTAGCGACATGGGCCAAAGCCTGAGTTTCTAGTACATCGCCGATTGCATAAATGCCGGCAACATTGGTCGCATAGACCTCATTGACCTCGATATGGCCGGCTTTGGTTGTTTTAATGCCTAGATTGGCCAGACCGATATTCTCGGTATTGGGGCTTACGCCTACAGCAGAAAGGACCACATCAACGGTGACTTTTTCTACTTTTCCTGTTTTATTGTGTTGGATTTCCACCTCACAGCCTCCATTGGCCAAAGGAGTGACCTTTTGTACGGCGGCTTTGGTTTTAATCTTCATTTTGGCCTTTTTGTAGACCTTAGTAATTTCCTTAGAAACATCTACATCTTCGCGGGGAAGGATATTATCTAGATACTCGACCACGGTAACTTGAGTGCCCATGCTATTGTAGAAATAGGCGAACTCCATACCGATAGCGCCAGAGCCCACCACCAACATACTTTTGGGTTGTTTGGCTAGAGTCATCGCCTCGCGGTAGCCAATGACGTGCTTACCGTCGATGGGTAAATTGGGGAGCTGACGGGCGCGTGCACCAGTAGCCACAATAATATGTTTGGCCGAATAGGTTTTCTTTTGGCCATTTTCCTCGCTTACTTCTAGTTTTTTGCCGGGCAACAACTTGCCCTCGCCCATAAGGACCGTAATTTTATTCTTTTTCATCAAGAAATTGACGCCACCACTCATTTTTTGAGCTACTCCACGGCTGCGCTCTACCACAGCAGAGAAATCACTTTTGGCCTCACTTACCTGAATGCCATAATCAGCAGCATGCTGAATATAATTGAATACCTGTGCACTTTTGAGCAGTGCTTTAGTGGGAATACATCCCCAATTGAGACAAATACCACCAAGGGCTTCCCGCTCTACAACAGCTACTTTATAACCTAATTGAGAGGCCCGAATGGCCGTTACGTATCCGCCAGGGCCGCTGCCCAAAACAATGATATCAAAATCCATATTGAAGCATAGTTTTAGTTAAACAGAAAGGATGATCTTTCTGGCAACAAAGGTACAGGTTTTAGTTTAAAAACAAAGCCTGTTTTAAGAAGAGCATAATTGTCTAGATGCCTACCTTTACATTTAAAACAATAGTCTATGAACATCAGAACGATTGAAGTTTGTCCTTATCAGGAGGACTGGCCCCAGGCCTTTGCCAAAGAGAAAGCGGCTATTTTGAGTGTTTTGCCCAAAAATATGCGGCTCCAAATTCATCATATTGGGAGTACTTCTGTGCCCGGTTTATCGGCTAAACCCATTATTGATTTATTGATGGAAGTAGATAGCTTAGAAGAGCTAGACCGACTAGCCCCAAAGCTAGAACAGCTCGGTTATTTGGTCAAAGGAGAGTTTGGTATTCCGGGCCGCCGCTACTTCCAAAAGGGAGAAATAGAGCGCAGTCATCAGCTACATGCTTTTGTGTTAAACTCCTATGGGGCCAAGCGGCATTTGGCTTTTCGGGACTACCTTCGGCAGTTTGCGGAACATCGGCAGGCCTATGCGGCCATAAAACTGCAGGGTGCTCGTTTGTATCGTTTTGATCCAGCTGCTTATGTGGCCCATAAAAATGATTTTATTCAGCTACATGAGCAAAAAGCCTTGGCTTGGGCCGATGCGCAGCAAAACAACTAGTTGATATAAGAAGAAAGCCGCCTACACAATTGTGTAGGCGGCTTTTCTATGCTACTTAGCTTTGGCTTATGGCTTTTCTAGGGCCCAGTTCCAAGCTTCTTTTTTTGCTTTTTTGTTGTAGCTCGTACTCAAGCTAGGGAAGAAAGCAAAACGTAGTTTTTTATTGGCTAGGGGCATATAGCCTCTAAAGATGCGGATCTCTCTTTTGCCAGAAGTTACAGTGAGTTCTTCTAGTCCTCGAATCAAGCCATTTTTGACCAAATAATTCTTTAGGCGGGCCGAGAAACAAAGCACTTGTTCGGCCTGCAAATAAGACATCCAGTCAAAGAAGAAGGCCTGGCAGCGCATGAGGTCTGCTGTGCTGATATTTGTTTCTTTATCGGTATAGAATGGACAATAAGCCGTATCCGTCAATTGGTCCAAAGAGAAGTTGGGAATATAAGCCTTTAGCTCGGGCATAATCTTGGCCCATTTCTCCTGATCGAATTCGCCATCGGGAGCGGTCATTTGTGCGGGATACTCCTGCCCTTCTTCGGCTAGCCAAGCATATTGCAAAAGAACGGTTCCTTTGCGGTGAATAGTAGAACTGGCTAGTTGGTAGGTCCAATTGCGTTCTGCTTCTGCATTTTCCTGGCAAATATCGCTACTACCAAAGGTTTCGGCTAAGCGAACATAGAGCTCGTCTAAATCGGTACGGCGAACCGCTTCAATCTCGACCACTTCATTTTTGCCTTCTTCTAGTTTGGGGCGCAAATCTTCCTCGCTCAAGTTCAGTTCGGCAATGGCCTCTTCTGCGCGGACCATTTGGAAATCCACCTGGCGTTTTTCTAAATTGGTGCTCGCTACCCGCACCCAAATGGGGTCTCCCATTTTGAAGCGCTCTGAAGAAGAGTGAATATGGAAACGGTCTTCTTCTAGCACAAATTGATCGTACATATTTTCAAAGCGGAGCATCCCTTCACAGAAATTCTCGTCTAGGGCGACAAAAATACCGTATTCGGTCATGCCCGTGATATGGCCCTGAAAAACCTGGCCCAAACGGCCCTGTAAATATTCGGTTTGTTTGTACTTGATCGACTCTCTTTCGGCATCCATGGCATTACGCTCCTTTTTGGAGATATGTCCACAGATTTCTTCTAATTTCTCTGAGGTATAAGGCGGCTTTTCGTTCATTAAGAAATGCTGCAAATTTCTATGCACCAATACATCCGCATAACGGCGAATAGGTGAAGTGAAATGCGAGTAATCTTCAAAGCCTAGACCGTAGTGCCCAATATTTTGGGTAGAATAAGCAGCCTTTGACATGGTGCGGATGCCCAACTGATGCAAGACGGCATGCTCGGGTTTGCCCTCAGCGGCTTTCAGCATCTTATTAAAGGCGCCAGCTACTTGCTCCACATCCTGAATCTTTAGGCGGTAGCCCAATTGAGCAGCAAATTTTCCAAAACCATTGACCTTCTCCATATCGGGCAGATCGTGAATACGGTAAACAAAAGGAATTTCTTTGCCTCCATTGCGGTAGATGTTCATAATCTTGGCCCCTACGCGGCGGTTGGCCAATAGCATAAAGTCCTCGACCAACATATGGGCATCTTTGCGATGCTTGAGATAAACATCTACGGGTTTGCCATCTTCATCTAGTTTGAAGCGTACTTCTGGCGACTCAAAACTGATGGCTCCTTTCTTAAAGCGAGCTTTGCGCAAAATATGCGCATAGCGATTGAGGATGCGCAGCTCTTGGCTGTAGGGTCCTTCTGCCCCATCCAAAATTTCTTGGGCCTCTTCATAAGCAAAGCGCTGGTCCGAATGGATAACCGTTTTGCCAAACCACTCTTCTACCACATGGCCTTTGGCGTTGAGCTCAAAAAGGGCCGAAAAAGTCAGTTTATCTTCATGCGGGCGCAAAGAGCAAACCCCATTAGATAACTTTTCGGGGAGCATAGGTAAAACGCGATCGACCAGATAGACAGAGGTGGTCCGCTTGGCGGCTTCTTTATCTAATGCACTTCCCTTGGCCACATAATAAGTTACATCGGCAATATGGATACCGATACGATAATTGCCATTATCCAGCATTTCTACCGAAAGGGCATCATCAAAGTCCTTAGCCGTAGCGGGGTCAATGGTAAAAGTAGGAATTTGGCGAAGATCTAGGCGCTTTTGGATTTCCGATTCGGGAATTTCCAGTGGAATAGCTTCTGATTCGGCCATAACTTCTTCTGGAAAATCGAGTTCGAAGCCCTGTTTAATCAGGATAGACTTCATTTCGATATCATTGCCGCCGGCTTTGCCCAAAACGGTTGTAATAACGCCCTTGGGGTTATCATTGCTATTGGGTTTGGGCCATTCGGTAATATGCACCACTACCTTATCATCACTTTGGCCCTCCATCAGGCTGTTTCGGTCCACAATAATATCCATAGGGACCGTATTTTCATCGGGAATAACGAAGCAAAAGCGCTTAGAAACGACTAGGGTACCGATAAAGGTTTCTCGGTTGCGTTTTAGGATCTTCACCACTCGGCCCTCGGGTTTCCCACGGCGAGAGAGTCGCCATTTTAGCTGCACCAAATCGCCTTTGAGGGCACCTTCCAATGCCCCTTGAGGGACAAAAACATCTCGGTCCAGTTCTGCATCATCGGGAACAATATAGGCTGCGCCTGAGCGGGTGGGATCTACGGTTCCGGTAGTCATTTGCCAATTAGATCCTTTTTTGCGATTATCTCGGTTATTTCGTTCCGACTGTCCTTGGCCATTGCGGTCATTTTCCACCAATCGTTGTTGGTAAAAGCGGTCGATACGGTAGCGGTTGCCCCTAGCCAGCGGATAAATTACGCCTTCTTCTTTCAGGCTATCTAGGGCCGACTGCACGGCATCTGAGCTATTGGCAATAGGTAATTTTCTAACAATATCTTTCACGCCCAGGCGGGCCTTATGGTCATTGATAAAGAGTTTAGCAATTTGGCTTTTCAGCTCTCCAGCGCTTAATTGCGTCTTGCGCTTCGATTTATTTTTTTTATGTGCCATATTTTTTTGTTTAGTGCTGCTCTTGGGGCCCTGGCGGGGCCATATTTAGAAAACAGAGCAGTTGGGCGGCCTGCCTTTGCAAGCCTATATTGATTAAATCGGGCTGCCTCAATTTTCGGAGGCCTTATACCCAGTTTGTGCTAGTCTTTTTTTTGCGTTCTATTGGACTAGTCTTTTTATGATTGATTTGGGGCTGCCCCTTCGCTTCGCTCGGGTCGGGCTGTGCCGCAGCTCGCTGTTCGCTCGGCCCTGCAGCCCGTTGGGCTTTGGTCTGCCGCCTTTGGCGGCCCTGCTATCCATCCCTCAGCCGTTAGGCCCTGCGGGCCTTTTGGGGGCATTCGTTAAAAGCGCTTTAGCTTATGTTAAGTTCGGTTTGGGGGGATATTATTTGGTTTTTGGGGGTTGTTTTTGTCTTCTTTGGGTTTGGGGCTAGGCGTTTTGGGGGAATTGGCCCAGCGCTGCGGAGCGGGTGGCCCGCAGGGCCAGACCGAGTCCTTTTGCTGCAAAGCAGCAAAAGGCGAAGGGCCGAGCAGGCTTGCGAGCCCCGCAGCATAGCGGCGGCCGACCTAGGCGCAGCCTAGCCGGCCGCGGGCCCCAAAAAAATTAAAAAAGATTATACATCTTCTAGAATTTCTCCATCTAGGGTAATTTGCAAGCGTTTGCTTTGCCTAGTATTTTCTTTGAGCAGTTGGCCTTGGGCGTCGATATGGCCCTCTACTCTTTGGATGCTCCAATCTTTGGCGACGGTGCAGACCATTTGTTTGATGCCATCTTCTAGGTAAAGTGTTCCGGCCAAAATTTTATGATCAATAATGTGGCCAGCGAGTGAAAAAGTGGCTAAAAAGTAGGCGCTACCTTCCAAAGAAGCCTGCCAATAGACCAGGCCTAAGAACTTTTCGCTTTGAGCCAGGCAGAAGCAGGGCATAAATTCGGTAAACTCGTCTAGTTCTTCGCCATACTCCAGCACAAACTCGTACATCCAGGCTGCATTCAGGGGTTCATGTGCTTCTGAGATGAGCTTTTCGGTATCGGAGCTAATGCTTAGAGGAAGTTCTACGGGCGGAAAAAAGTTCAAAAAATCTTCAAAACGCAGCTTTTCTTTCTTTTTGGGGATAATTGGGCTGGTTGTTCCTTGGAATCCCTCTTGATGTAAAAGCATTTTTTGCATCTAGGTACTATACGTTTAGTGAATTGATTAAAGCTAAGGTTTTT
This genomic interval from Saprospira grandis contains the following:
- a CDS encoding GrpB family protein; translated protein: MNIRTIEVCPYQEDWPQAFAKEKAAILSVLPKNMRLQIHHIGSTSVPGLSAKPIIDLLMEVDSLEELDRLAPKLEQLGYLVKGEFGIPGRRYFQKGEIERSHQLHAFVLNSYGAKRHLAFRDYLRQFAEHRQAYAAIKLQGARLYRFDPAAYVAHKNDFIQLHEQKALAWADAQQNN
- the lpdA gene encoding dihydrolipoyl dehydrogenase: MDFDIIVLGSGPGGYVTAIRASQLGYKVAVVEREALGGICLNWGCIPTKALLKSAQVFNYIQHAADYGIQVSEAKSDFSAVVERSRGVAQKMSGGVNFLMKKNKITVLMGEGKLLPGKKLEVSEENGQKKTYSAKHIIVATGARARQLPNLPIDGKHVIGYREAMTLAKQPKSMLVVGSGAIGMEFAYFYNSMGTQVTVVEYLDNILPREDVDVSKEITKVYKKAKMKIKTKAAVQKVTPLANGGCEVEIQHNKTGKVEKVTVDVVLSAVGVSPNTENIGLANLGIKTTKAGHIEVNEVYATNVAGIYAIGDVLETQALAHVASAEGITCVEAIAYKEGKFEHAPQAIDYDNIPACTYCWPEVASVGMTEEQAKAAGYELRIGKFPFSASGKASASGDNAGFVKLIFDKKYGELLGGHMVGANVTEMVAELVAVRKLETTGMELVKTVHPHPTMSEAVMEAAAAAYDEVIHL
- a CDS encoding DUF4332 domain-containing protein, producing the protein MATKVSAIEGIGPKYQEKLAEAGISTVEGLLDAACTPKGRQELADKSGIDKKRILAWAGMADMFRIKGVASQFAELLKAAGVDTIKELRTRKAENLQQKMAEVNAEKKLTRAVPRLEQVEDFIAQAKELEPKMSY
- a CDS encoding prolyl oligopeptidase family serine peptidase, which translates into the protein MKAKKITLSLAVLGLMGLQACQPSAPKRTFEPIETKETTENTTETASKTSEAEQLIHPDKLQLVYPKTEKGNQSDDYFGQKVADPYRWLEKDTDPKVEAWVAKQEKLSRNYLDALPGREALKDRLEKIWNYNRYSAPRKEGGYYYYTKNTGLQNQSPLYRSASLSPLKEELVLDPNTLSKDGSVSLMGLWFSKDGRYLSYAISESGSDWRTIKVMDLKTKKVLADEVNWVRYSNVSWFENGFFYSRYDANEAEDKYSRKNEFHQLYYHRLGQKQADDELIFADRSHPNYNFSPEVTEDENYLLIYSTASTSGNGIYYKNLKQKDAGIEILVSNFDYDYSLVNNKGSRLYFKTNYKAPNYQLLEIDLKQAEEKNWRSILPEQKEALESVIMLGDQFVANYIKDVRNQLRVYDAKGEYKGRLHLPKVLGSDSPVDINSLRAFPNGQGGSYSVSAFTIPTTACTFELKSRKSETWQAPKLAFNPQDFVTRQVFYTYKNGKETVRIPMFITHKKGLKADGKRPTLLYGYGGFNISIMPSFALERIPLLEAGGIFAVANIRGGGEYGKDWHQAGTQLNKQNVFNDFIQAAEYLVKEGYTNPDKLAIEGRSNGGLLVGACMTQRPDLFKVAFPIVGVLDMLRYQEFTIGRFWAADYGLSSDKNQFKNLYAYSPVHNVKAQKYPATMVMTADHDDRVVPAHSFKFAAALQANAQGNAPALLRIDRSAGHGAGKPTAQRIEEIVDKLAFMQFNLMD
- the rnr gene encoding ribonuclease R, giving the protein MAHKKNKSKRKTQLSAGELKSQIAKLFINDHKARLGVKDIVRKLPIANSSDAVQSALDSLKEEGVIYPLARGNRYRIDRFYQQRLVENDRNGQGQSERNNRDNRKKGSNWQMTTGTVDPTRSGAAYIVPDDAELDRDVFVPQGALEGALKGDLVQLKWRLSRRGKPEGRVVKILKRNRETFIGTLVVSKRFCFVIPDENTVPMDIIVDRNSLMEGQSDDKVVVHITEWPKPNSNDNPKGVITTVLGKAGGNDIEMKSILIKQGFELDFPEEVMAESEAIPLEIPESEIQKRLDLRQIPTFTIDPATAKDFDDALSVEMLDNGNYRIGIHIADVTYYVAKGSALDKEAAKRTTSVYLVDRVLPMLPEKLSNGVCSLRPHEDKLTFSALFELNAKGHVVEEWFGKTVIHSDQRFAYEEAQEILDGAEGPYSQELRILNRYAHILRKARFKKGAISFESPEVRFKLDEDGKPVDVYLKHRKDAHMLVEDFMLLANRRVGAKIMNIYRNGGKEIPFVYRIHDLPDMEKVNGFGKFAAQLGYRLKIQDVEQVAGAFNKMLKAAEGKPEHAVLHQLGIRTMSKAAYSTQNIGHYGLGFEDYSHFTSPIRRYADVLVHRNLQHFLMNEKPPYTSEKLEEICGHISKKERNAMDAERESIKYKQTEYLQGRLGQVFQGHITGMTEYGIFVALDENFCEGMLRFENMYDQFVLEEDRFHIHSSSERFKMGDPIWVRVASTNLEKRQVDFQMVRAEEAIAELNLSEEDLRPKLEEGKNEVVEIEAVRRTDLDELYVRLAETFGSSDICQENAEAERNWTYQLASSTIHRKGTVLLQYAWLAEEGQEYPAQMTAPDGEFDQEKWAKIMPELKAYIPNFSLDQLTDTAYCPFYTDKETNISTADLMRCQAFFFDWMSYLQAEQVLCFSARLKNYLVKNGLIRGLEELTVTSGKREIRIFRGYMPLANKKLRFAFFPSLSTSYNKKAKKEAWNWALEKP